In Sulfitobacter albidus, the following proteins share a genomic window:
- a CDS encoding acyl-homoserine-lactone synthase: MLRYIYANDLDRFPRLADEMFRHRADQFATRLGWDVTVHANGHERDQYDDLNPLYVIWETPEGGHGGSMRFLPSVGRTMVNEHFGHLTTGPIRSPLIWECTRFCMAPGQGAHVAAALMLGGGEIMQGFGITHFVGVFDARMVRIYSRVGSSPEVLGSVGEGRERISVGLWSFAPEDQAKVAARAGITPARSAEWFARAFGRKTGGELAVSA; encoded by the coding sequence GTGCTTCGCTATATCTACGCAAACGACCTTGACCGTTTTCCGCGCCTTGCAGACGAGATGTTCCGCCACCGCGCGGATCAATTCGCCACCCGACTTGGATGGGATGTGACCGTGCACGCCAACGGGCATGAACGGGATCAATACGACGATCTCAATCCGCTTTATGTCATCTGGGAGACGCCCGAAGGCGGCCACGGCGGCTCGATGCGGTTTCTGCCCAGCGTCGGGCGCACGATGGTCAATGAACACTTCGGCCATCTGACGACCGGCCCGATCCGCAGCCCGTTGATCTGGGAATGCACGCGGTTTTGCATGGCGCCGGGGCAGGGCGCGCATGTGGCTGCCGCCCTGATGCTGGGCGGCGGGGAGATCATGCAGGGGTTTGGTATCACGCATTTTGTCGGCGTCTTTGACGCGCGCATGGTGCGGATCTATAGCCGCGTGGGATCGTCGCCCGAGGTTCTGGGCAGCGTCGGTGAGGGCCGCGAGCGGATCAGCGTGGGGCTGTGGAGTTTTGCGCCCGAGGATCAGGCCAAAGTGGCCGCGCGTGCGGGCATCACGCCGGCGCGGTCGGCGGAGTGGTTCGCGCGCGCCTTCGGCCGCAAAACCGGCGGCGAATTGGCCGTGAGCGCCTGA
- a CDS encoding ATP-dependent DNA helicase, protein MSDLIYSDDQASAHDAVTQMLRQAGVNLDDALLMPPKSSTEQVMAVTGKAGSGKTLLLAELYRALEVAGVEIVSGDFESRKKKDKRTLAILAPTNKAASVLRLRGVPATTIHRILYTPVYDPEYERIAEWLAGNGERPDIEGLTDIALDRAAAFYAGNKSIPGALAAAGLRGSDFITGWKRREEPLDIGFVDESSMLDDKQFEDLKEIFPTLLLFGDPAQLAPVGQSGTMVFEKLPENRVCNLNRIFRQEADNPILDLAHALADPDLTFEAFERMVEDASKRDDRVVWGQRVEVDLMARSPVLVWRNATRIRLINAFRRVHGAPEDALLEGEPLICDGIELPLKHRKKRLDLEARGLIKGAQVIYLGAGRKPGFSRLHVMGAEDPQVSAASIVKIEKPDEEEPFIPFAARMGATFLHGAAVTIHKAQGSQWDTVQVFAPDLYAAARMGRSEAGQPLWKRLAYVAITRAQERLIWVVRNRLSKPSHGLQVDDLKKVPAAALTLDAPEEI, encoded by the coding sequence ATGAGTGATCTGATCTATTCCGATGACCAGGCGAGCGCCCATGACGCCGTGACGCAGATGCTGCGGCAGGCGGGCGTGAACCTGGACGACGCGCTGCTGATGCCGCCGAAATCCAGTACCGAACAGGTGATGGCGGTGACCGGCAAGGCGGGATCGGGCAAGACGCTGCTGCTGGCCGAGCTTTACCGCGCGCTGGAAGTGGCGGGCGTGGAGATCGTGTCGGGCGACTTCGAGAGCCGCAAAAAGAAGGACAAGCGCACGCTGGCGATCCTGGCGCCGACGAACAAGGCGGCGAGCGTGCTGCGCCTGCGCGGGGTGCCCGCGACGACGATCCACCGGATCCTTTATACGCCGGTCTATGATCCCGAATACGAGCGCATCGCCGAATGGCTTGCGGGCAACGGTGAGCGACCCGACATCGAGGGCCTCACGGACATCGCGCTGGACCGGGCGGCGGCGTTTTACGCGGGCAACAAATCCATCCCGGGCGCGCTGGCCGCCGCCGGGCTGCGCGGGAGTGATTTCATCACCGGCTGGAAGCGCCGGGAGGAGCCGCTCGACATCGGGTTTGTCGACGAATCCTCGATGCTGGATGACAAGCAGTTCGAGGATCTCAAGGAGATCTTTCCCACGCTGCTGCTGTTTGGCGATCCGGCGCAGCTGGCGCCGGTGGGACAATCGGGCACGATGGTGTTCGAAAAGCTCCCCGAGAATCGGGTGTGCAACCTCAACCGTATTTTCCGGCAGGAGGCAGATAACCCGATCCTCGATCTTGCCCATGCGCTGGCCGATCCCGATCTGACGTTCGAGGCGTTTGAGCGGATGGTGGAAGACGCCAGCAAACGGGATGACCGCGTGGTCTGGGGCCAGCGGGTCGAGGTCGATCTGATGGCGCGCTCGCCGGTTCTGGTTTGGCGCAACGCCACGCGGATCCGGCTGATCAACGCGTTCCGGCGCGTGCACGGTGCGCCCGAGGACGCGCTGCTGGAGGGGGAGCCGCTGATCTGTGACGGGATCGAACTGCCGCTCAAACACCGCAAGAAACGGCTGGATCTGGAGGCGCGCGGCCTCATCAAGGGGGCGCAGGTCATCTATCTGGGCGCGGGGCGCAAGCCTGGCTTTTCGCGCCTGCACGTCATGGGGGCCGAGGATCCGCAGGTGAGTGCGGCAAGCATCGTCAAGATCGAGAAACCCGACGAGGAAGAGCCGTTCATCCCCTTCGCCGCGCGCATGGGGGCCACGTTTTTGCACGGGGCGGCGGTGACGATCCACAAGGCGCAAGGCAGCCAGTGGGATACGGTGCAGGTGTTTGCGCCCGATCTCTACGCCGCCGCGCGCATGGGGCGGTCCGAGGCGGGGCAGCCCTTGTGGAAACGGCTTGCCTATGTGGCGATTACCCGCGCGCAGGAGCGGCTGATCTGGGTGGTGCGCAACCGGCTGTCAAAGCCGAGCCACGGGTTGCAGGTGGATGATCTGAAAAAGGTGCCCGCCGCTGCCCTGACGCTTGACGCGCCGGAAGAAATCTAG
- a CDS encoding TIGR02186 family protein, with the protein MRELVLLLWALLALPALASEEVVLGLSKNQVSITTNFDGSEILVFGAVKRDAPIPEGDPLQVIVAVSGPSMPVTVRRKEKRFGIWVNTDAVEVDAAPSFYAINTSAPLDDVLRAVEDQRHKISIPQAIRSVGAPQNISDAGAFTQSLIRIRKKSNLYQLNEDAVTVEEQTLFRTSIRLPAALTEGGYDTRIFLTRGGSVVAQYETVIDVRKVGLERWLFTMSREQSLLYGLMSLAIAIAAGWGASAIFTLLRR; encoded by the coding sequence ATGCGCGAGCTTGTTCTCCTTCTCTGGGCGCTGCTGGCGCTGCCCGCGCTCGCCTCCGAAGAGGTCGTTCTGGGCCTGAGCAAAAATCAGGTCTCGATCACGACGAATTTCGACGGCTCCGAAATCCTAGTCTTTGGCGCCGTGAAACGCGACGCCCCCATCCCCGAAGGTGACCCGCTGCAAGTGATTGTCGCCGTCTCGGGCCCCTCGATGCCCGTCACCGTGCGCCGCAAGGAAAAGCGGTTTGGCATCTGGGTGAACACCGACGCGGTAGAGGTCGACGCGGCCCCCAGTTTCTACGCCATCAATACCTCCGCCCCGCTCGACGATGTGTTGCGCGCGGTCGAGGACCAACGCCACAAAATCTCGATCCCGCAAGCGATCCGATCCGTCGGCGCCCCGCAGAATATCTCGGACGCGGGCGCGTTCACACAATCGCTGATCCGCATCCGCAAGAAATCAAATCTCTACCAGCTCAACGAGGATGCCGTCACCGTCGAGGAGCAGACCCTTTTCCGCACCTCGATTCGTCTGCCCGCCGCCCTCACCGAAGGTGGCTATGACACCCGTATCTTCCTCACGCGCGGCGGGTCGGTCGTCGCGCAGTACGAGACCGTGATCGACGTGCGCAAGGTCGGGTTGGAGCGGTGGCTATTCACCATGAGCCGCGAGCAGTCGCTGCTGTACGGGCTGATGTCGCTGGCCATCGCCATCGCGGCGGGCTGGGGTGCCTCGGCGATCTTTACCCTGCTGCGGCGCTAG
- a CDS encoding sulfite exporter TauE/SafE family protein, with protein sequence MQIYLPIAEVSVNAFLLLGLGGIVGILSGMFGVGGGFLMTPLLFFIGIPPAVAVATEANQIVASSFSGVLAHLKRKTVDLRMGTVLLIGGLIGAALGVMVFNYLKAQGQVDLLVKLCYVVFLGVIGGLMFFESLRAIRNTRSGKAPKRKKHNWIHGLPFKMRFRVSGLYISVIPPLIVGVTVGILAAIMGVGGGFIMVPAMIYLLGMPTKVVVGTSLFQIIFVTGFTTLLHATTNYTVDIVLAVLLLVGGVIGAQIGTRIGVKMQAEQLRILLAIMVLAVCGKLALELLLQPAELYSIGASGH encoded by the coding sequence ATGCAAATCTACCTGCCCATCGCCGAAGTATCGGTCAACGCGTTCCTGCTGCTGGGGCTGGGCGGGATCGTGGGCATCCTGTCGGGCATGTTTGGCGTGGGCGGCGGGTTTCTGATGACGCCGCTTTTGTTCTTTATCGGCATCCCGCCCGCCGTGGCCGTCGCCACAGAGGCCAACCAGATCGTCGCCTCGTCCTTCTCCGGCGTGCTGGCCCACCTCAAACGCAAGACGGTGGATCTGAGGATGGGCACGGTGCTGCTGATCGGGGGGCTGATCGGCGCGGCGCTGGGTGTGATGGTGTTCAACTATCTCAAGGCGCAGGGCCAGGTCGATCTGCTGGTCAAACTTTGCTATGTCGTGTTTCTCGGCGTCATCGGCGGGCTGATGTTCTTTGAAAGCCTGCGCGCGATCCGCAACACCCGTTCCGGCAAGGCGCCAAAGCGCAAGAAACACAACTGGATCCACGGCCTGCCGTTCAAGATGCGTTTCCGGGTGTCCGGCCTCTATATCTCGGTCATTCCGCCGCTGATCGTGGGTGTCACCGTCGGCATCCTCGCGGCGATCATGGGCGTTGGCGGCGGCTTCATCATGGTGCCCGCCATGATCTATCTGCTGGGCATGCCGACCAAGGTCGTCGTGGGCACGTCGCTCTTCCAGATCATCTTTGTCACCGGCTTCACCACGCTGCTGCACGCCACGACAAACTACACCGTCGACATCGTTCTGGCCGTCCTGCTGTTGGTCGGCGGTGTGATCGGCGCGCAGATCGGCACCCGCATCGGTGTGAAGATGCAGGCCGAACAACTGCGCATCCTTCTGGCGATCATGGTGCTCGCGGTCTGTGGCAAGCTGGCGCTTGAGCTGTTGCTGCAACCGGCCGAGCTCTACTCCATCGGGGCGAGCGGGCACTGA
- a CDS encoding ABC transporter permease: MDMYLTLIQLLDSTVRLATPLLLACLAGLYSERAGIFDIGLEGKMLAAAFFSAAIAAITGNVWIGLMAGIGASLVLSAVHGVASITFRGNQLISGVAINFLAAGMTVLIAQAWFKQGGRTPSLIGNGRFEPVTLPFAEAMQDVPILGPLYYELISGHSILVYLAFAAVPLTWWLLFRTRFGLRLRAVGENPAAVDTAGVSVVGLRFAAVAICGVLCGIAGAYLSTALQAGFVKDMAAGRGFIALAALIFAKWRPWHALYATLLFGLFGALETRPDVIQTITGMRVQGQLLSALPYVMTVIILAGFVGKAIPPRAGGEPYVKER; encoded by the coding sequence ATGGACATGTATCTCACCCTGATCCAGCTGCTGGATTCCACCGTGCGCCTGGCCACGCCGCTGCTGCTGGCCTGCCTTGCGGGGCTCTATTCCGAACGCGCGGGCATTTTCGACATCGGGCTGGAGGGCAAGATGCTCGCCGCCGCGTTCTTCTCCGCCGCGATTGCCGCGATTACCGGGAACGTCTGGATCGGCCTGATGGCCGGCATCGGCGCCTCGCTTGTCCTGAGCGCGGTGCACGGCGTGGCCTCGATCACCTTTCGCGGCAATCAGCTGATCTCCGGCGTCGCGATCAATTTTCTGGCGGCGGGCATGACCGTGCTGATCGCGCAGGCGTGGTTCAAACAGGGCGGGCGCACGCCCTCGCTCATCGGCAATGGCCGGTTTGAACCCGTCACCCTGCCCTTTGCCGAAGCCATGCAGGACGTGCCGATCCTCGGTCCGCTCTACTATGAGCTGATTTCCGGGCACTCGATCCTTGTCTATCTTGCCTTTGCCGCCGTGCCGCTGACGTGGTGGCTGTTATTTCGCACCCGCTTTGGCCTGCGCCTGCGCGCGGTGGGCGAAAACCCCGCCGCCGTGGATACCGCCGGCGTCTCGGTCGTGGGGCTGCGCTTTGCCGCCGTGGCGATCTGCGGCGTTCTGTGTGGCATCGCGGGGGCGTATCTGTCGACCGCGCTGCAGGCGGGCTTTGTCAAGGATATGGCCGCCGGGCGCGGCTTCATCGCGCTGGCCGCGTTGATCTTTGCCAAATGGCGGCCGTGGCACGCGCTTTATGCGACCCTGCTGTTCGGCCTCTTCGGCGCGTTGGAAACCCGCCCCGACGTGATCCAGACCATCACCGGCATGCGCGTGCAGGGCCAGCTGCTGTCGGCCCTGCCCTACGTGATGACCGTCATCATCCTCGCCGGTTTCGTGGGCAAGGCGATCCCGCCCCGCGCGGGCGGTGAACCCTACGTCAAGGAACGATAA
- a CDS encoding ABC transporter permease, whose translation MDVMPKWAEVVLVPLISLLLAAVLSALVILAIGEDPIEAVNLMITGALGSTYGWGYTLYYATNFMFTGLAVAIAFQARLFNIGGEGQAALGGLGVALVCLYIPWPHWTLAILGAAIGGAVFGAAWAAIPAYLQAKRGSHIVITTIMFNFIAAALLNYVLVSVLRPAGQMDPATARFPEAVHLPTLHDMLAPFGIAFSKAAPANISLLLAVAACVFLWFLIWRTKLGFEIRAFGQSEPAAQYAGIAPTRIIMITLLISGALAGMMATNNVMGEAERLVLNSVEGAGFIGIAVALMGRSHPFGVFIAAILFGFLYQGGAELALWTSIPRELIVVIQALVILFTGALDNMVRMPLERLFLMMRKEG comes from the coding sequence ATGGACGTGATGCCAAAATGGGCCGAAGTGGTCCTCGTGCCGCTGATCTCGCTGCTGCTGGCGGCCGTGCTGTCGGCGCTGGTGATCCTCGCCATTGGGGAGGACCCCATCGAGGCGGTGAACCTGATGATCACCGGCGCGCTCGGCTCCACCTATGGCTGGGGGTATACGCTGTACTACGCCACGAACTTCATGTTCACCGGGCTGGCCGTCGCCATCGCCTTTCAGGCGCGGCTGTTCAACATCGGCGGCGAGGGTCAGGCAGCACTTGGCGGTCTGGGCGTGGCGCTTGTGTGTCTCTATATCCCCTGGCCGCATTGGACGCTGGCGATCCTCGGCGCGGCGATTGGCGGGGCGGTGTTCGGCGCCGCCTGGGCCGCGATCCCCGCCTATCTTCAGGCCAAACGCGGCAGCCACATCGTCATCACCACGATCATGTTCAATTTCATCGCGGCGGCCTTGCTGAACTACGTGCTGGTCAGCGTGCTGCGCCCGGCGGGGCAGATGGATCCGGCCACCGCGCGCTTTCCCGAGGCCGTGCACCTGCCAACGCTGCACGACATGCTCGCCCCCTTCGGCATCGCATTTTCGAAGGCGGCACCGGCGAATATCTCGCTGCTGCTCGCCGTCGCCGCCTGTGTCTTTCTGTGGTTCCTGATCTGGCGCACCAAGCTGGGGTTTGAAATCCGCGCCTTTGGCCAGTCAGAGCCCGCCGCGCAATACGCAGGCATCGCGCCCACGCGCATCATCATGATTACGCTGCTCATCTCCGGGGCGCTGGCCGGTATGATGGCCACCAACAACGTCATGGGGGAGGCCGAACGGCTCGTCCTCAACTCGGTCGAGGGCGCGGGGTTCATCGGCATCGCCGTTGCGCTCATGGGCCGCTCGCACCCCTTCGGCGTGTTCATCGCCGCGATCCTCTTTGGCTTTCTCTACCAGGGCGGGGCCGAACTTGCGCTGTGGACGTCGATCCCGCGCGAGCTGATCGTCGTCATCCAGGCGCTGGTGATCCTGTTCACCGGCGCGCTCGACAATATGGTGCGCATGCCGCTGGAGCGGCTGTTCCTGATGATGCGCAAGGAGGGCTGA
- a CDS encoding ABC transporter ATP-binding protein, whose protein sequence is MSTAPAIELKGISKAFGPVQANKDISIRVMPGTIHGIIGENGAGKSTLMSILYGFYKADRGEIFIKGQKTQIPDSQAAIAAGIGMVFQHFKLVENFTVLENIILGAEDGRLLTPSITKARRELVQLAEDYGLNVEPDALIQDIGVGMQQRVEILKALYRQADILILDEPTGVLTPAEADQLFRILGRLREEGKTIILITHKLREIMDTTDTVSVMRRGEMTATVKTSETSPAELAELMVGRKVLLRVDKTPATPGDVILDVKNLRVRDDKGVERLKGIDLQVRAGEVLGIAGVAGNGQSELLEVLGGYADGTGTITVNGQPLDLTGKLSDGRSRRARGIAHVPEDRQREGLIMDFAAWENVAFGYHHDAAYQSGALMNNAAIREDTAAKMERFDVRPPDPKLAAKNFSGGNQQKIVLAREIERDPELLLIGQPTRGVDIGAIEFIHQQVIALRDKGKAVLLVSVELDEIMALSDRIAVMFDGHVMGERLPSETDERELGLLMAGITDTDQPPPVEEIEANLAHAGTADKGV, encoded by the coding sequence ATGAGCACCGCCCCCGCGATCGAACTCAAAGGCATTTCAAAGGCCTTCGGCCCCGTGCAGGCCAACAAGGATATCTCGATCCGCGTGATGCCCGGCACCATCCACGGCATCATCGGCGAAAACGGCGCGGGCAAATCCACGCTCATGAGCATCCTCTACGGCTTTTACAAAGCCGACCGGGGCGAGATTTTCATCAAGGGTCAAAAGACACAGATCCCCGACAGCCAGGCCGCCATCGCGGCGGGCATCGGCATGGTGTTCCAGCATTTCAAGCTGGTCGAGAATTTCACCGTGCTGGAAAACATCATTCTGGGCGCCGAGGACGGACGCCTGCTGACCCCTTCGATCACCAAGGCGCGGCGCGAGCTGGTGCAGCTGGCCGAGGATTACGGCCTCAACGTCGAGCCCGATGCGCTTATTCAGGATATCGGCGTGGGCATGCAGCAGCGGGTCGAAATCCTCAAGGCGCTGTACCGCCAGGCCGATATTCTGATCCTCGATGAGCCGACGGGCGTGTTGACCCCGGCAGAGGCCGACCAGCTTTTCCGCATTTTGGGCCGCCTGCGCGAAGAGGGTAAAACGATCATCCTCATCACCCACAAGCTGCGCGAGATCATGGACACGACCGACACCGTCAGCGTGATGCGCCGGGGCGAGATGACCGCGACGGTCAAGACCTCTGAGACTTCGCCCGCCGAGCTGGCAGAGCTCATGGTGGGCCGCAAGGTCTTGCTCCGTGTGGATAAAACGCCCGCCACCCCCGGCGACGTGATCCTTGACGTCAAGAACCTGCGCGTGCGCGACGACAAGGGGGTTGAGCGGCTCAAGGGCATCGACCTTCAGGTCCGCGCGGGCGAGGTGCTGGGCATCGCGGGCGTGGCCGGCAACGGGCAGTCCGAACTGCTTGAGGTACTGGGCGGCTACGCCGACGGCACCGGCACGATCACCGTGAACGGCCAACCGCTGGATTTGACGGGCAAGCTGTCGGACGGGCGCTCGCGCCGCGCGCGCGGCATCGCCCATGTGCCCGAAGACCGCCAGCGCGAGGGGCTGATCATGGATTTTGCCGCGTGGGAGAACGTGGCGTTTGGCTATCATCACGATGCCGCCTACCAATCTGGCGCGCTGATGAACAACGCCGCCATCCGCGAGGATACCGCCGCCAAGATGGAGCGTTTCGACGTCCGCCCGCCTGACCCCAAGCTTGCGGCAAAGAATTTCTCGGGCGGCAACCAGCAGAAAATCGTGCTCGCGCGGGAGATCGAGCGCGACCCCGAACTGCTGCTGATCGGCCAGCCCACCCGCGGCGTCGACATCGGCGCGATTGAATTCATCCACCAACAAGTGATCGCCCTGCGCGACAAGGGCAAGGCGGTGCTGCTGGTGTCGGTCGAGCTTGATGAGATCATGGCGCTGAGCGACCGCATCGCGGTGATGTTCGACGGGCACGTGATGGGCGAACGCCTGCCGTCCGAGACGGACGAGCGGGAACTGGGCCTCTTGATGGCCGGGATCACCGACACCGACCAGCCGCCCCCGGTCGAAGAGATCGAAGCCAACCTCGCCCACGCGGGCACAGCCGACAAAGGGGTCTAG
- a CDS encoding BMP family lipoprotein, whose protein sequence is MTLMTKFLGAVAATALSAGAALAEPALIFDLGGKFDKSFNEAAHNGAQRWAEETGGEYREIELQSEAQREQALRRFAEAGANPIITMGFAMADPLSSVAPDYPDTKFVAIDVTWLDAPNVRQIGFAEHEGSYLVGMLAGMASESGTVGFIGGMDIPLIRHFGCGYAQGVKAANPDAEVIANMTGTTPAAWNDPVKGSELTTAQISQGADVVYAAAGGTGVGVLQTAADQDILSIGVDSNQNYLHPGKVLTSMLKRVDVAVYDALVAGTDVETGVFTLGLAEEGVGYALDDNNASLITEEMKASVDAARQQIIDGEITVASYYENESCPALDF, encoded by the coding sequence ATGACCCTCATGACAAAATTCCTCGGCGCCGTTGCCGCCACCGCGCTCAGCGCCGGTGCCGCACTGGCCGAACCTGCCTTGATCTTTGACCTCGGCGGCAAATTCGACAAATCCTTCAACGAGGCGGCCCACAACGGCGCGCAGCGTTGGGCCGAAGAGACCGGCGGCGAATACCGCGAGATCGAGCTTCAGTCCGAAGCGCAGCGCGAACAGGCCCTGCGCCGCTTTGCCGAAGCGGGCGCCAACCCGATCATCACCATGGGTTTCGCCATGGCAGATCCGCTGTCGAGCGTGGCACCCGACTACCCGGACACGAAGTTCGTGGCCATCGACGTGACATGGCTCGACGCGCCGAACGTGCGCCAGATCGGCTTTGCCGAGCATGAGGGCTCGTACCTTGTGGGCATGCTGGCCGGCATGGCCTCCGAATCCGGCACCGTCGGCTTTATCGGCGGCATGGACATCCCGCTGATCCGCCACTTTGGCTGCGGCTACGCGCAGGGCGTCAAGGCGGCGAACCCCGACGCGGAAGTCATCGCCAACATGACAGGCACCACCCCCGCCGCGTGGAATGATCCGGTGAAAGGCTCCGAGCTGACAACAGCGCAGATCAGCCAGGGCGCCGACGTGGTCTATGCCGCGGCAGGCGGCACCGGTGTGGGCGTGCTGCAAACCGCCGCCGATCAGGACATCCTGTCGATCGGCGTGGACAGCAACCAGAACTACCTGCACCCCGGCAAGGTTCTGACGTCGATGCTGAAACGTGTGGACGTGGCCGTCTATGACGCACTTGTCGCGGGCACCGATGTCGAGACCGGCGTGTTCACGCTGGGACTGGCCGAGGAAGGCGTGGGCTATGCGCTGGATGATAACAACGCCTCGCTCATCACCGAAGAGATGAAAGCCAGCGTTGACGCCGCGCGTCAGCAGATCATCGATGGCGAAATCACCGTCGCCTCCTACTACGAAAACGAAAGCTGCCCCGCGCTGGACTTCTAA
- a CDS encoding GNAT family N-acetyltransferase, with amino-acid sequence MTAAELARIHAAAFPPAEAWSERAIADTRAHPLTRLWSAADAFALTRTVAGESELLTLATAPAARRRGRACGLLTDWLASLSPGDRAFLEVAADNIPARALYTALGFAQTGLRRGYYARRDGPAVDAVLMSRAMTLG; translated from the coding sequence GTGACCGCGGCAGAGCTGGCCCGGATTCACGCCGCGGCCTTCCCCCCTGCGGAGGCCTGGTCGGAGCGGGCCATTGCCGACACGCGCGCCCATCCGTTGACCCGGCTCTGGAGCGCGGCGGACGCTTTTGCGCTGACCCGCACGGTGGCCGGTGAATCCGAGCTTTTGACCCTCGCCACCGCTCCTGCCGCCCGCCGCCGGGGGCGCGCGTGCGGGCTGCTGACAGATTGGCTCGCCAGCCTCTCCCCCGGTGACCGCGCGTTTCTGGAGGTAGCCGCCGACAATATCCCGGCGCGCGCGCTCTATACCGCGCTGGGATTCGCGCAAACCGGCCTGCGGCGCGGCTATTACGCCCGGCGCGACGGGCCGGCGGTCGATGCGGTGCTCATGTCACGGGCAATGACCTTGGGTTAG
- the tsaB gene encoding tRNA (adenosine(37)-N6)-threonylcarbamoyltransferase complex dimerization subunit type 1 TsaB translates to MILGLSTSGPYCGVALWHEGDVIGAAHEDLARGQAERLMPMISEVLAEAGVPPEQLQAIGVGTGPGNFTGIRISVAAARGLALGLGIPAVGIPLMDALSLDAQRPALVSLSAGRGAVYLQRFAADAGRGPARVALDALDGWAHPDLTCIGDQAVEIAAKLGARAATPAVSPAVGVARLAAARWQDAPAPPAPLYLRAADAAPARDAPPRIIP, encoded by the coding sequence ATGATCCTCGGTCTCAGCACCTCGGGCCCATACTGCGGAGTCGCCCTATGGCATGAGGGCGATGTCATCGGCGCCGCGCACGAAGATCTCGCACGCGGTCAGGCAGAGCGTCTGATGCCCATGATCTCCGAGGTGCTGGCGGAGGCCGGTGTCCCGCCGGAGCAGCTTCAGGCCATCGGCGTCGGCACCGGGCCAGGAAATTTCACCGGCATCCGCATCTCCGTCGCGGCCGCGCGGGGGCTGGCCCTTGGCCTGGGTATTCCCGCCGTCGGTATTCCGCTGATGGACGCGCTTTCCCTCGACGCGCAGCGCCCGGCGCTTGTCAGCCTTTCGGCGGGGCGTGGCGCTGTCTATCTGCAACGCTTTGCCGCCGACGCCGGGCGCGGCCCCGCACGTGTGGCACTGGACGCGCTGGACGGCTGGGCGCACCCCGATCTGACCTGCATCGGCGATCAGGCAGTGGAAATTGCCGCAAAGCTGGGCGCGCGTGCGGCAACACCGGCAGTCAGCCCCGCCGTCGGTGTCGCTCGGCTGGCCGCCGCACGCTGGCAGGACGCGCCTGCGCCGCCCGCCCCCCTCTACCTGCGCGCAGCGGATGCTGCTCCGGCGCGCGACGCACCGCCCCGGATCATTCCGTGA
- a CDS encoding NifU family protein: MFIQTESTPNPATLKFLPGQTVLDMGTADFPTAEAAGKSPLAQRIFAVEGVTGVFFGTDFVTVTKEDATEWDHLKPSLLGAIMEHFQSGQPVMDEGHTAASGHAEHSGEDAEVVGQIKELLDSRVRPAVAQDGGDITFHGFDRGVVYLHMQGACAGCPSSTLTLKMGIENLLRHYIPEVTEVRPVAQ; the protein is encoded by the coding sequence ATGTTTATCCAGACCGAATCCACGCCGAACCCCGCCACGCTGAAATTCCTGCCGGGCCAGACCGTGCTCGACATGGGCACCGCGGATTTCCCGACCGCCGAGGCCGCGGGCAAATCACCGCTGGCACAACGGATCTTTGCGGTTGAGGGCGTCACGGGCGTCTTTTTCGGCACCGATTTTGTCACCGTGACCAAAGAGGATGCGACCGAGTGGGACCACCTCAAGCCCAGCCTTCTGGGGGCGATCATGGAGCATTTCCAGTCCGGCCAGCCCGTGATGGACGAAGGCCACACCGCCGCCTCCGGCCACGCCGAGCATAGCGGCGAGGATGCCGAGGTCGTGGGCCAAATCAAGGAATTGCTCGACAGCCGCGTGCGCCCCGCCGTGGCGCAGGACGGGGGCGACATCACGTTCCACGGATTCGACCGCGGCGTGGTCTATCTGCACATGCAGGGCGCCTGCGCGGGCTGCCCCTCGTCGACGCTGACGCTCAAGATGGGCATCGAGAACCTGCTGCGCCACTACATCCCCGAAGTGACCGAAGTCCGCCCCGTCGCACAGTAA
- a CDS encoding universal stress protein has protein sequence MRKFLVVLDDSRECLNAMRFAAMRASKTGGGVEVLSVIPPEEFNHWIGVSDIMRAEARERIEVHFEVYAKWMRDRQGIDPELVIREGQPVTEIIAQIAEDGEIGVLVLGAGTDGKGPGPLVTQLTRSSGTLPVPITIVPGDMSKERLEAIT, from the coding sequence ATGCGCAAGTTTCTTGTCGTGCTCGATGACAGCCGCGAATGTCTCAACGCCATGCGCTTTGCCGCCATGCGCGCGTCCAAGACCGGCGGCGGGGTCGAAGTGCTGTCGGTCATCCCGCCCGAAGAATTCAATCACTGGATCGGTGTCAGCGACATCATGCGCGCCGAGGCCCGCGAGCGGATCGAGGTCCATTTCGAGGTCTACGCCAAGTGGATGCGCGACCGGCAGGGCATCGACCCGGAGCTTGTCATCCGCGAGGGCCAGCCGGTCACCGAAATCATCGCCCAGATCGCCGAGGACGGCGAGATTGGCGTGCTGGTGTTGGGTGCGGGCACCGATGGCAAGGGCCCCGGCCCGCTTGTCACCCAGCTCACGCGCAGCTCCGGCACCCTGCCCGTGCCCATCACCATCGTGCCCGGCGACATGAGCAAGGAACGGCTCGAAGCGATCACCTGA